A single Ignavibacteriales bacterium DNA region contains:
- a CDS encoding phosphate/phosphite/phosphonate ABC transporter substrate-binding protein, which translates to MKLLKYILLSAPFLIFVIVTTVKEIERKELGSVSNPIKIYFTPSVDSKKITSNARTLLEFLEKETGYHFVTAVPSSFVAVVEAFGSKKADIASINTFSYLMANERYGAEAALRIVRDNGEISYRGQIVVRTDSGIDSIQQLNGKTIAYTDAASTSGYILPKSLLDKNNIKPSESVFAIKHDNVITMVYQRQVDAGATYYAPPDPATGAILDARMRVLTQFPDVGDVVKIIALTDEIPNDPIVFRKDLPEVMKIKVKAALLKFVSTPEGQHALYEIYDVRGFIETNDSDYDVLRNMLKNLGVSLQGLVKK; encoded by the coding sequence ATGAAACTACTCAAATACATCCTTCTCTCAGCGCCTTTCTTGATCTTCGTGATTGTCACGACGGTTAAAGAAATCGAAAGAAAAGAACTGGGCAGTGTCAGCAATCCCATTAAAATCTATTTTACCCCTTCGGTTGACTCAAAAAAGATTACTTCTAATGCCAGGACTCTGCTGGAGTTTCTTGAAAAAGAGACAGGATACCATTTTGTAACAGCGGTTCCGAGCAGTTTTGTGGCAGTAGTTGAGGCATTCGGGAGTAAAAAAGCTGATATTGCTTCGATTAACACGTTTTCCTACCTGATGGCAAATGAACGTTATGGAGCCGAAGCGGCACTCAGAATTGTCCGTGATAATGGTGAAATTTCTTACCGCGGTCAGATTGTGGTACGAACCGATTCCGGGATAGACTCGATTCAGCAGCTAAACGGAAAGACCATTGCTTACACCGACGCTGCCTCAACCTCCGGTTACATCCTTCCAAAGTCCCTTCTTGATAAAAATAATATAAAACCCTCAGAATCAGTATTCGCCATAAAGCATGATAATGTGATTACAATGGTGTATCAGCGGCAGGTGGATGCAGGTGCGACGTATTATGCACCTCCTGACCCGGCCACAGGCGCAATTCTTGATGCAAGAATGCGGGTTCTTACGCAATTTCCGGATGTGGGGGATGTGGTGAAAATCATCGCTCTGACTGATGAGATACCGAATGACCCGATTGTTTTCAGAAAAGACCTTCCTGAAGTGATGAAAATAAAGGTAAAAGCCGCACTTCTTAAATTTGTTTCCACTCCTGAGGGACAGCATGCTCTTTACGAAATTTATGATGTAAGGGGTTTTATTGAAACAAACGACTCTGATTATGATGTACTCAGAAATATGCTCAAGAATCTCGGTGTTTCATTACAGGGTTTGGTGAAAAAATGA
- the phnC gene encoding phosphonate ABC transporter ATP-binding protein, producing the protein MILKIENLHKIYDNGTHALQGINLTVHEGEFLVIIGLSGSGKSTLLRCINHLVEPTSGKIEFLGKDITHVRGHELREVKKQIGMVFQQFNLIKRRSVLTNVLTGKLGYLKTWDTLIEKFSPEVIAEAMHNLETVGIPEKAHIRADNLSGGQQQRVAIARSLMQKPKLLLADEPVASLDPATSNSVMQYFEKVNKELGTTVICNLHFLSLVRRYATRVIALKAGSIIYEGLPSDIDDNWFRTIYGEEAEEVEIR; encoded by the coding sequence ATGATACTAAAAATTGAAAATCTACACAAGATTTATGACAACGGTACTCATGCTCTTCAGGGTATAAACCTGACAGTACATGAAGGGGAGTTCCTTGTAATAATCGGTCTGAGCGGATCGGGTAAGTCAACTCTGCTGCGGTGCATTAACCATCTGGTTGAGCCGACTTCAGGCAAGATTGAATTTCTGGGGAAGGATATCACTCATGTGAGAGGGCATGAACTTCGTGAAGTAAAAAAACAGATCGGAATGGTATTTCAGCAGTTCAATCTGATAAAAAGAAGATCGGTGTTAACCAATGTGCTCACAGGAAAACTGGGATATTTAAAAACGTGGGATACACTGATAGAAAAGTTTTCACCGGAAGTGATTGCGGAGGCGATGCACAACTTAGAAACAGTCGGCATTCCTGAAAAAGCACACATAAGAGCTGACAATTTATCTGGCGGACAGCAGCAGAGAGTTGCTATTGCACGCAGTCTGATGCAAAAGCCAAAACTACTGCTTGCAGATGAACCGGTAGCATCACTTGATCCGGCAACTTCGAACTCGGTCATGCAGTATTTTGAAAAAGTGAATAAGGAACTCGGCACAACGGTTATATGTAATCTGCACTTTTTAAGTCTGGTTCGCCGTTATGCCACAAGAGTGATCGCACTGAAAGCAGGCAGTATTATCTATGAAGGACTGCCGTCTGATATTGATGATAACTGGTTCAGAACCATTTACGGTGAAGAAGCAGAGGAGGTAGAAATCAGATGA
- the pstA gene encoding phosphate ABC transporter permease PstA — MANGFGSKRRDLTGTLSIGLITAIFIFIVLLLVVVIGNIVINGASVLSLEFLFDEPRNNMTEGGIWPAIFGTLAVTVFMILLALPVGVFSAIYLSEYAKDSIYTRIIRTSINNLAGVPSIVFGLFGLGFFILFIGKNLDEVLGTGLLFGQPAMIWAAATLAVLVLPIIIVSTLEALNSVPKSHRDASYGLGATKWQTISTVVLPQARPGILTGVILAISRGVGETAPILFLGCAFFLPNLPVVDLCIGDYCIPMVNPTEQFMYLAYHIFILSTQSANPTLTLPLQYGSTLVLIGLTILLNLTAIIFRYRFRKALGRI, encoded by the coding sequence ATGGCAAATGGATTCGGAAGCAAACGCAGAGATTTAACGGGAACCCTAAGCATCGGCCTGATTACGGCTATCTTTATTTTTATTGTCTTGCTGCTCGTTGTTGTTATCGGAAATATCGTGATTAACGGCGCAAGTGTTCTCTCGCTTGAGTTTCTGTTTGATGAACCGCGCAATAACATGACTGAAGGTGGAATCTGGCCGGCGATTTTCGGCACTCTTGCAGTAACGGTATTCATGATACTGCTTGCGCTTCCGGTAGGAGTGTTTTCAGCCATCTATCTCAGTGAATACGCGAAAGATTCAATATATACCCGTATTATAAGAACATCCATTAATAATCTTGCAGGCGTTCCCTCGATTGTTTTCGGATTGTTCGGACTGGGATTTTTTATCCTCTTCATCGGAAAAAATCTTGATGAAGTGCTTGGCACCGGACTGCTTTTTGGCCAGCCGGCAATGATATGGGCAGCGGCCACACTGGCGGTTCTTGTACTTCCGATAATTATTGTCTCCACTCTTGAAGCGCTGAACTCAGTGCCTAAAAGCCACCGCGATGCCTCATATGGATTGGGAGCGACTAAATGGCAGACGATCAGTACAGTTGTTTTGCCGCAGGCTCGTCCTGGTATTCTTACGGGAGTAATACTGGCAATAAGCCGCGGAGTGGGTGAAACTGCTCCGATACTTTTTCTCGGGTGTGCATTTTTTCTGCCGAATCTTCCGGTGGTAGATTTGTGTATCGGGGACTACTGCATACCAATGGTGAATCCTACAGAACAGTTTATGTATCTGGCGTATCATATTTTCATACTTTCTACGCAGTCTGCAAATCCAACATTAACACTGCCTTTGCAATACGGTTCAACCCTTGTATTAATCGGGCTGACGATTCTTCTTAATCTTACTGCAATAATTTTCCGCTACCGCTTCAGAAAAGCGCTGGGAAGGATTTAG
- a CDS encoding peptidylprolyl isomerase — protein MRDLAPAFIITVGVLFVLFMVISDSNVLEALGARANNVGSINGRDITITEFDEFVNQARENQRNQTGQDIEEDQMAQFRDQVWDALVTQILTEQQIEKYGIKVTDDEIRDAILGANPPEFLKQNFMDSLGNFNREAYLTAIKDPRNKNIMVQAEDFVRQQLISDKLSSMLFSTVNVSEGELKRKFIDRSIKMDAEFALVEITSFPDSQFNPTDADLKTYYNENPELYKVDEQRKLLYVTFQVRASKADTARVMETLVTVLGKAEKDTGDFKNFVDIYSEVPHKVDTLDISAVPAEASALFASASSNSFIGPVVTAEGGVLYKISAVLPGASPYVRAQHILISSTGDDAKDLAEANRIYDAAIKGANFNELAAQFSADKSNSSNGGDLGWFGKGAMVKPFEDACFSAPVGVVQKPVKTSYGYHIIKVNGKSSNRYVAEKIVLAIKPSPATMDKIQTEATDFAYLADKNGFEKTATEMKYAPLETTPFTKDVFYVPGIGYNKSIIHYAFDNSLSTVSPVFNVQGSYVVFKVSDVIKAGVKKFDDIKNEIRSAVISEMKFKKAKEVADNIKSKISTDLSAAASVFSQVKLNTAVQFSTAGSIPNVGTDYAFSGAAYKLPLNTVSEPLKGNRGYYIIKVTSRSNFDETAYAAQKPSIRSEIYNEKKSSLYNQWLNNLKDNADIKDQRYLFYR, from the coding sequence ATGAGAGACCTTGCACCGGCTTTTATTATAACGGTGGGAGTCCTCTTTGTATTGTTTATGGTGATCTCTGACTCGAATGTTCTTGAGGCACTGGGCGCCCGGGCAAACAATGTCGGATCAATTAATGGAAGAGATATAACCATTACTGAATTCGATGAGTTCGTAAACCAGGCACGTGAAAATCAGCGGAATCAGACCGGACAGGATATCGAAGAAGATCAGATGGCACAGTTCCGTGACCAGGTTTGGGACGCTCTTGTTACACAGATATTAACGGAACAGCAGATTGAAAAATACGGTATCAAAGTAACTGATGATGAAATCAGAGATGCAATCCTTGGCGCTAATCCGCCAGAGTTTCTAAAGCAGAACTTTATGGATTCGCTCGGCAACTTTAACCGCGAAGCATATCTTACCGCGATTAAAGATCCGAGAAATAAAAACATCATGGTTCAGGCAGAAGATTTTGTCCGCCAGCAGCTGATCAGCGATAAACTTTCAAGCATGCTTTTCAGCACGGTTAATGTTTCGGAAGGTGAACTGAAAAGAAAGTTCATTGACAGAAGCATTAAAATGGATGCAGAATTTGCGCTTGTTGAAATTACTTCTTTCCCTGATTCACAGTTCAATCCGACTGACGCAGATTTAAAAACCTATTACAATGAAAATCCTGAATTATATAAAGTTGATGAGCAGAGAAAACTTCTCTATGTAACATTTCAGGTACGTGCATCCAAAGCGGACACCGCAAGGGTAATGGAAACACTGGTAACAGTGCTTGGCAAAGCCGAGAAGGATACCGGAGATTTCAAAAACTTTGTTGATATATATTCTGAAGTCCCTCACAAAGTGGACACTCTGGATATTTCCGCAGTACCGGCAGAGGCATCAGCGCTTTTTGCTTCAGCTTCCTCAAACTCCTTTATCGGACCGGTTGTGACTGCCGAAGGGGGTGTGTTATATAAGATTTCCGCTGTTCTGCCCGGAGCAAGCCCTTATGTGCGCGCGCAGCATATACTGATTTCATCAACGGGTGATGATGCAAAAGATTTGGCAGAAGCAAACCGCATTTATGATGCAGCTATTAAAGGCGCAAACTTTAATGAACTCGCCGCTCAGTTTTCTGCTGATAAGTCAAACTCATCAAACGGCGGTGATCTTGGCTGGTTTGGCAAGGGAGCAATGGTAAAACCATTCGAAGATGCATGTTTCAGCGCTCCGGTTGGCGTTGTTCAGAAGCCGGTTAAAACTTCATACGGATATCACATCATTAAAGTGAATGGCAAGAGCAGCAACCGCTATGTGGCTGAGAAAATTGTCCTCGCTATAAAGCCGTCACCTGCCACCATGGATAAAATCCAGACTGAAGCAACCGACTTTGCGTACCTGGCTGATAAAAACGGTTTTGAAAAAACCGCGACTGAAATGAAATATGCCCCGCTTGAAACAACACCTTTCACCAAGGATGTATTCTATGTGCCGGGTATCGGGTACAACAAGAGCATTATTCATTATGCTTTTGATAACAGTCTGAGCACCGTAAGCCCTGTGTTTAACGTTCAGGGTTCGTACGTTGTCTTTAAGGTATCCGATGTTATAAAAGCAGGCGTTAAAAAGTTTGATGATATTAAGAACGAAATCCGTTCAGCAGTCATCAGCGAGATGAAATTCAAAAAAGCCAAGGAAGTGGCTGATAACATTAAATCAAAGATCAGTACCGATCTGAGCGCTGCAGCATCTGTTTTTTCTCAGGTAAAACTGAATACAGCAGTCCAGTTCTCAACAGCCGGCAGCATACCGAATGTTGGTACAGACTATGCTTTCAGCGGCGCTGCTTACAAACTTCCGTTAAATACCGTTTCTGAACCTCTTAAAGGAAACAGAGGATACTATATTATCAAAGTAACCTCCCGCTCCAATTTTGATGAAACTGCCTATGCAGCCCAGAAACCGTCAATCCGCAGCGAGATTTATAATGAGAAGAAGTCAAGCCTTTATAATCAGTGGCTTAACAATCTTAAAGATAACGCGGATATCAAAGACCAGAGATATCTGTTCTACAGATGA
- the pstC gene encoding phosphate ABC transporter permease subunit PstC has translation MPENMAENGTAVSPYSKKIKKETRIKESIIRAFFLLNGLTALVFIILIFIFLFKEGINAFNHISASDFISSQKPDEEGILKTVYEWFPTAGNARHSLIPLIIGTLLAAIPATIFSTILGVGAGIYLSEIANPKIKEFLKPVIELFAAIPTVVLGFFMLVVGASFFNELLNPPNRLNAFVGAVGLSMVIIPIIASLTEDALRSIPMELRMASYGLGATKWQTISRVILPAAFSGVSASIILGFGRAIGETMIVLMASGNASNITANIFMSVRTMTATIAAEMGEVSQGSDHYYALFFIGVILFIITFFLNLIAEIIVSRMRKRNTF, from the coding sequence ATGCCCGAAAATATGGCAGAAAACGGAACTGCGGTATCACCGTATTCCAAAAAAATTAAGAAAGAAACACGGATAAAAGAGAGCATTATCCGTGCTTTCTTTCTTTTAAACGGACTGACGGCGCTGGTCTTTATTATTCTGATCTTTATATTCCTCTTTAAGGAGGGGATTAACGCCTTTAATCATATTAGCGCTTCAGATTTCATCTCTTCACAGAAACCGGATGAAGAGGGTATTCTAAAAACCGTTTATGAATGGTTTCCGACCGCAGGCAATGCACGCCATTCACTGATACCGCTTATTATCGGGACTCTTCTTGCTGCTATACCCGCAACAATTTTTTCAACGATACTTGGCGTCGGGGCTGGTATCTATCTGAGTGAGATAGCAAACCCCAAGATTAAAGAATTCCTTAAACCGGTCATTGAACTTTTTGCTGCTATACCTACTGTAGTGCTCGGATTTTTTATGCTGGTTGTTGGGGCATCATTTTTTAATGAATTGCTCAATCCGCCGAACCGGCTGAATGCATTCGTGGGAGCGGTTGGTTTATCTATGGTTATTATTCCGATTATTGCTTCTCTGACCGAAGACGCACTCAGATCCATACCTATGGAACTTCGAATGGCCAGTTATGGTCTTGGCGCAACCAAATGGCAGACGATTTCGAGGGTTATCCTTCCTGCCGCATTCAGCGGAGTATCAGCAAGTATCATACTTGGCTTTGGCAGAGCGATAGGCGAGACCATGATTGTACTGATGGCTTCAGGCAATGCATCCAATATCACGGCGAATATTTTTATGAGTGTCAGAACCATGACCGCAACCATTGCCGCTGAGATGGGTGAGGTATCGCAGGGAAGTGATCATTACTACGCGCTGTTTTTTATCGGGGTGATACTTTTTATCATTACATTTTTTCTGAATCTGATTGCCGAAATTATCGTCAGCAGAATGAGGAAAAGGAATACGTTCTGA
- a CDS encoding PstS family phosphate ABC transporter substrate-binding protein — MKKTIFLHAIILLSSVFLFQACKKKEEVKKEVISVKGSDTMVNLAQKWAEVFMNQNANISVQVTGGGSGTGVAALLNGTTDIAASSRELKSKEKEQAAAKNIQYEEFKVALDGIAVIVHPENPLNELTMDQIRDIFSGKIKDYADLKSGKGKITLYGRENSSGTYEFFREHVLGKDKNGNEIDYATNTQVLQGTAALAEAVARDKNAIAYGGVGYFAMRTDVKILGVKKDADSPAIYPARDGKVNFEDIWNGAYSISRYLYMFTSKKPAGGVEAYMQFVLSPEGQKIVETMEYIPLPR; from the coding sequence ATGAAAAAAACAATTTTTCTCCATGCGATAATACTGCTGTCATCGGTTTTTCTCTTCCAGGCTTGCAAGAAGAAAGAAGAAGTCAAGAAGGAAGTTATAAGTGTAAAAGGCTCTGATACCATGGTAAACCTGGCTCAGAAATGGGCAGAGGTATTTATGAATCAGAATGCAAACATTTCTGTTCAGGTAACCGGAGGCGGTTCAGGAACCGGAGTTGCAGCACTTCTTAACGGAACAACTGATATTGCCGCCTCAAGCCGTGAGCTAAAATCAAAGGAAAAAGAACAGGCAGCCGCTAAGAATATTCAGTATGAAGAGTTTAAGGTTGCTCTTGACGGTATAGCTGTTATTGTTCATCCTGAGAATCCTCTGAATGAACTGACCATGGACCAGATCAGGGATATATTCAGCGGTAAAATCAAAGATTATGCTGATTTAAAGTCAGGCAAAGGAAAGATTACCCTTTACGGCAGAGAAAACTCCAGCGGTACGTATGAGTTCTTCCGTGAGCATGTTCTTGGCAAAGACAAAAACGGCAACGAAATTGATTACGCAACCAATACACAGGTACTGCAGGGAACCGCTGCACTTGCCGAGGCTGTTGCCCGCGATAAGAACGCCATTGCCTACGGCGGCGTTGGGTATTTTGCCATGAGAACCGATGTTAAGATTCTCGGCGTTAAAAAAGATGCAGACTCACCCGCTATATATCCTGCCAGAGACGGCAAGGTGAATTTTGAGGATATCTGGAACGGAGCATATTCCATTTCCCGTTATCTTTACATGTTTACCTCAAAGAAGCCGGCAGGCGGGGTTGAAGCGTACATGCAGTTTGTTCTTTCACCTGAGGGGCAGAAAATTGTAGAAACCATGGAGTATATACCTCTTCCCCGGTAA
- the phoU gene encoding phosphate signaling complex protein PhoU, giving the protein MERHFEHQIEKLKTRVIKMCSLVDEQVEFALRSVEEENLELAALVKERDSKVDKYDVKIDKICQKIFALNQPVAMDLRLIMSSLTINSNLERIGDIAVNIAEGAMLLKKKPEFWGRIHIHAMSLLAKEMIKNAIDAFIEGNAKLAEKVVQSDDRLDSLNNENHRILIDIMKENPENIEPAVHLLVMSRQLERLGDHATNIAEDVYFIVEAEMIKHNYEKYLFGDDDDED; this is encoded by the coding sequence ATGGAAAGACATTTTGAACATCAGATAGAGAAGCTGAAAACCAGAGTTATAAAAATGTGCAGTCTGGTTGATGAGCAGGTTGAGTTTGCACTCCGTTCGGTTGAAGAAGAAAATCTGGAACTTGCTGCTCTGGTTAAAGAGAGGGATAGCAAGGTTGACAAATATGATGTGAAGATTGATAAAATCTGTCAGAAGATTTTCGCGCTGAATCAGCCGGTTGCCATGGATTTACGGCTGATAATGTCCTCACTGACCATCAATTCCAATCTTGAGAGAATAGGTGATATTGCGGTAAATATTGCTGAAGGGGCCATGCTGCTGAAGAAGAAACCTGAATTCTGGGGAAGGATTCATATTCACGCAATGTCACTCCTTGCAAAGGAGATGATTAAAAACGCGATAGATGCATTTATTGAGGGAAACGCAAAACTTGCGGAAAAAGTAGTGCAGAGTGATGACCGTCTTGATTCGCTGAACAATGAAAATCACCGGATTCTGATTGATATCATGAAGGAAAACCCGGAGAATATAGAACCGGCTGTTCATCTGCTGGTTATGTCCCGCCAGTTAGAGCGTCTGGGTGATCATGCGACGAATATCGCCGAGGATGTATATTTCATCGTTGAAGCTGAAATGATAAAGCACAACTATGAAAAGTATCTCTTCGGGGATGACGATGACGAGGATTAA
- a CDS encoding phosphate ABC transporter ATP-binding protein, with product MREIKIAVDKLSLYYGKNRALNDISMNIRDKRVTAFIGPSGCGKSTFLRTLNRMNDLIDNVKIDGKVYIEDVDIYEPSIDVVNLRKKVGMVFQKSNLFPKSIFENIVFGPKLNGVKDKNVLMETVERTCRQAAIWDEVKDRLYEPALSLSGGQQQRLCIARALAVEPEILLMDEPASALDPISTAKVEDLIHELKQNYTIVIVTHNMQQAARVSDFTAFFYMGELIEYDKTTRIFTNPSNKQTEDYVTGRFG from the coding sequence ATGAGAGAAATTAAAATAGCTGTTGACAAGTTATCACTCTATTACGGCAAGAACCGTGCTCTGAATGATATCTCCATGAATATCCGTGATAAGCGGGTGACTGCGTTTATCGGCCCATCGGGCTGCGGAAAATCAACATTCCTCAGAACGCTCAACAGAATGAATGACCTGATTGACAATGTAAAAATTGACGGTAAGGTATATATTGAGGATGTAGATATATACGAACCCTCCATTGATGTGGTGAATCTGAGGAAAAAGGTGGGGATGGTTTTTCAGAAATCCAACCTGTTCCCCAAGTCCATTTTTGAAAATATTGTATTCGGCCCGAAACTGAACGGCGTTAAGGACAAAAACGTTCTTATGGAAACTGTGGAGCGCACCTGCAGGCAGGCAGCGATCTGGGATGAAGTGAAAGACCGGCTGTATGAACCTGCACTTAGTCTATCAGGCGGACAGCAGCAGCGCCTTTGCATTGCCCGCGCTCTTGCGGTTGAACCGGAAATTCTTCTGATGGATGAACCAGCCAGCGCGCTTGACCCAATTTCCACAGCAAAGGTGGAAGATCTGATTCATGAACTTAAGCAGAACTATACCATTGTGATTGTTACTCACAATATGCAGCAGGCCGCCCGCGTGAGTGATTTTACGGCATTCTTTTATATGGGGGAACTTATAGAATATGATAAAACAACAAGAATTTTTACCAATCCTTCAAATAAACAAACTGAGGATTATGTAACCGGACGATTCGGTTAA
- the lptB gene encoding LPS export ABC transporter ATP-binding protein, with protein sequence MQYDVFRSEDLVKIYKKRTVVNKSTISVRRGEIVGLLGPNGAGKTTTFYMMVGMVSPNSGKIFIDDTEVTNVPMYKRARMGVGYLPQEASVFRTLSVEQNIMAVLETTKLSKQERHERCEKLIEELNIGHIRKNLGFQLSGGERRRTEIARTLATNPSFILLDEPFAGVDPIAVEDIMNIVAGLKNRGIGVLITDHNVHETLSIVDKGYILISGKIFKSGKAEELAEDEEVRRLYLGEKFKLDRY encoded by the coding sequence ATGCAGTATGATGTATTCAGGTCGGAAGATCTGGTAAAGATATATAAAAAGCGCACAGTTGTAAATAAATCAACCATCTCCGTGAGGAGAGGTGAGATAGTTGGTCTGCTTGGTCCGAACGGAGCGGGGAAGACCACAACGTTTTATATGATGGTGGGGATGGTGAGTCCGAATTCAGGAAAGATTTTTATTGATGATACTGAGGTAACCAATGTGCCGATGTATAAACGCGCGCGCATGGGAGTGGGATATCTCCCGCAGGAGGCATCGGTATTCCGGACGCTATCTGTAGAGCAGAATATTATGGCAGTGCTTGAGACCACGAAACTTTCCAAGCAGGAGAGGCATGAGCGGTGTGAAAAGCTTATTGAAGAACTGAATATCGGACATATCAGAAAGAATCTTGGTTTTCAGCTAAGCGGCGGGGAGCGGAGGAGGACTGAAATAGCCCGGACTCTTGCGACTAATCCATCTTTTATTTTGCTGGATGAACCATTCGCGGGTGTTGATCCGATAGCGGTGGAGGATATTATGAACATTGTTGCCGGTCTGAAGAACCGGGGTATTGGGGTTCTGATTACTGATCATAACGTTCATGAGACTCTGAGTATTGTGGATAAGGGGTATATTCTTATAAGCGGGAAGATTTTTAAGTCAGGTAAAGCCGAGGAACTGGCAGAGGATGAGGAGGTCAGGAGGCTTTATTTGGGTGAGAAGTTTAAGCTGGACAGATACTGA
- a CDS encoding TetR/AcrR family transcriptional regulator has protein sequence MTKDLRQKILQTAKELFARKGYKDTVLPDIASQLNIGKSTLYHYFDSKEDIYKCAVEEDIDLYIARIEQIFNDESVSLESRLHHYLTLKEKLSDFFPVLAQSLSDFMRKSNPIYLKDIIRGMLAREEHILQLVVSAIKSTSPEFSSSLPLRFFPLSLFFYLNITLVSRDLKEEGESDPDSSLITKALLKLFNIPAP, from the coding sequence GTGACAAAAGATCTACGGCAGAAAATTCTGCAGACCGCAAAAGAACTCTTCGCCAGGAAGGGTTATAAGGATACTGTCCTGCCCGATATTGCTTCACAGCTCAATATCGGTAAATCTACCCTGTACCATTATTTTGATTCCAAAGAGGATATCTATAAATGTGCGGTTGAAGAGGATATTGATCTCTATATTGCCAGAATTGAGCAGATTTTTAACGATGAATCGGTAAGTCTGGAATCCCGGCTGCATCACTACCTGACCCTCAAAGAAAAATTATCCGATTTCTTCCCTGTACTGGCTCAAAGTCTTTCAGATTTCATGAGAAAGAGCAACCCCATCTATCTGAAAGATATTATCCGCGGAATGCTTGCCCGGGAGGAACACATATTGCAGCTGGTGGTAAGTGCAATAAAAAGTACCTCACCGGAGTTTTCATCCTCCCTCCCTCTCAGGTTTTTTCCCCTTTCGCTCTTTTTCTATCTTAATATCACCCTGGTCTCCAGGGATTTGAAAGAAGAGGGAGAAAGCGACCCGGATTCCTCACTCATCACAAAAGCACTATTAAAGCTCTTTAACATCCCCGCTCCCTGA
- the phnE gene encoding phosphonate ABC transporter, permease protein PhnE codes for MSSHSTPHAIIGAKKEREARINLTKAILLDIFFVFYSMIVLQRAIYYKLILDLREMPFSWSEIGIIFILSIVIGFAWASSKTSLSAKLFGVAKEGKVTDLTTELFGWFLFNITFISGWIITKISIVDIFSPDGIEGAQRIFGSLFTPEFNIFDDALFAIIETIYIALIATLISIPPTLILSFLTARNLMKDSKTAFASYYVLRVVLNFVRSIEPLIWAIIFSVWVGIGPYAGMIALLVHTIASNAKLYSEAIEGIEEGPIEAIAATGANKLQIIWYAVVPQIVLPFLSFTIYRWDINVRMATIIGLVGGGGIGTMLMQYQGLALWKEVGLIVIMIAIVVWIMDYISAKIRESIK; via the coding sequence ATGAGCAGTCATTCAACACCACATGCAATAATAGGGGCTAAGAAGGAACGTGAGGCCAGGATTAACCTGACCAAAGCAATTCTGCTTGATATCTTTTTTGTGTTTTACTCCATGATCGTGCTGCAGCGCGCGATCTATTACAAGCTGATCCTTGATCTCAGGGAGATGCCTTTCTCCTGGAGCGAAATTGGGATTATTTTCATCCTCAGTATCGTCATAGGATTTGCCTGGGCAAGCAGCAAGACATCACTTTCAGCAAAACTGTTCGGTGTGGCCAAAGAAGGAAAAGTGACGGATCTGACAACCGAACTGTTCGGATGGTTCCTGTTTAATATTACCTTTATATCCGGATGGATAATCACCAAGATATCCATTGTTGATATATTTTCTCCGGACGGAATTGAGGGAGCTCAGAGGATATTCGGCTCACTTTTCACACCGGAGTTCAACATATTTGATGACGCGCTGTTCGCGATAATTGAAACGATATATATAGCGCTTATCGCGACGCTGATCTCAATACCTCCGACACTCATTCTGAGTTTCCTCACCGCGCGGAATCTGATGAAAGATTCAAAAACTGCATTCGCCTCATATTATGTGCTGCGTGTGGTGCTGAATTTTGTGAGATCAATAGAACCGCTTATCTGGGCGATTATCTTCTCCGTGTGGGTGGGTATTGGTCCTTATGCCGGTATGATTGCTTTGCTGGTTCATACGATTGCCTCAAACGCAAAGCTTTATTCTGAAGCTATTGAAGGAATTGAAGAAGGCCCGATTGAAGCGATTGCAGCCACCGGAGCAAACAAGCTGCAGATAATCTGGTACGCGGTTGTGCCTCAGATTGTGCTGCCGTTTCTTTCCTTTACCATTTACCGTTGGGATATCAACGTAAGAATGGCAACCATCATCGGTCTGGTGGGCGGAGGCGGTATCGGCACCATGCTGATGCAGTATCAGGGGCTTGCTCTCTGGAAAGAAGTAGGACTGATTGTAATTATGATAGCCATTGTGGTCTGGATAATGGACTATATCAGTGCAAAAATTCGTGAATCAATTAAGTAG